The genomic stretch ACATAAAAAATGGGGATAAGAAAAAAGGTTAGAATTGTTGAGACAAAGATACCTCCAATTGCAGTGATTGCAAAAGGTGCCCTGAAACTACCGCCAGAGCCAATACCCAAAGCTATTGGAATCATAGAAACTATAATAGCAAGATTTGCCATAAGAATAGCTTTCATTTTCACCTTTGCGGCTGTGACAATTGCGTTTTGCGGAGTCGCAGAGCTTTTCTTATTCTCTGACTGAGCATAGTCTATAAGAATAATAGCATTATTTACCACGATTCCAATTAACATAATTACCGATATACTTGAAATTATTGACAGGGTATTGCCTGTTATAAACAGAAACCAAATGACCCCGATTAATCCCAGAGGAATAGTAAGAAAGATTACGATTCCCCGAAGCACCGATTCAAGTATAGCAATCAAGAGCATAAGCGTTAAGGCAACAGCAAGTACTGCCGCGAATGAAAGCTGCTCATTGGTTTCTTCTCTGAGATCTTCGTTTCCACCAAAATGATAGTAAGCACCAGCCGGAATATAAGCCCCACTTAAAAGCTCGTCAATCTCATTGATCTTGTGGCCCGGTGTTCCATCGGTGACATTGCAGGTAATGTCAATCATAAGCGATCGGTTTTTCCTGGTAAGAGCGGATATGGATCGCACCTCCTCCACCTTTGCCAACTCATTCAATTGAACCATACCTCTTGGTGTAGGCACCAGAAGCGAGGCTATATCCTCAGGCTTTTTTCTGTGCCGTTCATCTAACCGCACCCTGATAGGAAACTCTTCACCGTTCTCCCGGTAGATAGCTTCATCATTTCCGGTAATACTAAAACGTAACATACCCCCAATCATCTGAATCGTTGCCGATTGTGCAATGTTTGGAGACAATCCAAAGTGTTCCATTTTTTCCCTGTCGGGAGTAATCAGTATTTCCGGCTTTAGCCCTCTCCAGGAAGTATTAAAGTCGGTTAGCCCATCAATTTCATCGAGAAGTTTGAGTGTGTTTTCCTTAAAAGCAATAAGGGTGTCCAGATTAGTCGCGCTCAACTCTATAGTTATATCACCCGCGCTAATTCGCTCAGTACGACCCTCAAGTAAAATATGAGCATCAGGAATATGAGCAAAACGTGGACGCATCTGTGAAACGATATCGATGACAGAAACAGTACGCTGGTTTTCCGGAATTACCTCAACCTGAACAGTCGCGTACTGAACTCCCGATTGAGTAGCACTTCCCCCAATAACCGACGAAACCGCGATCAGATGGGGTGTTTCCTGAAGAATTTCTTCAACCTCCTCTACGACCTGTTCAGTTACATTCAAAGGGGTTCCCGGTGGCATTTCAATGTTTACCTGGAAAAATCCGTTGTCCATCGCGGGCATAAACTCTCTTCCAAGCCGTGGGCCAATTACAAAAACAGAAAAAAGAAGCAGGCCTACGGTTGCGCTTACCACCATTAATTTTCCACCACGTAGGTTAAACACCAGGGTAATGGCCTTTTCATACTGGTGCTCTAACCAATGCATAATTTTATCGAACAATCGGGTATTTGCATGCGTGCTCGAATTTTTGCTGTTTTGCTTAAGCAGGCGTGAAGCCATCAAAGGAACAAGAGTAAAGGATAGCAGTAGCGACGCGACTGAAGCAAAAACGATGGTCATCCCCAGGGTCTTGAACACACTTTCGGTGATACCCGTTGTTGATGCTATAGGGATAAAAACCGCCAGGTTGGTTAGTGTTGAGGCTAAAACCGCGGTCGCAATTTCATTGGTTCCAATCTCTGCGGCTTTTTTAATGGGCTCACCTGAGTCGCGATGGCGAACGATATTTTCTATAACTATTATCGCATTTGTTACAAGTATTCCTATCGATGCGGTAAGTGACATCATAGTAACTATATTAAGTGATATACCAAGTATATCAAGGCCGATCATCGAAACGATCAGCGAAAGGGGAATGGTTAATGCTGCGATAAAAGTCAGACGCAGATCTCCCAGAAAAAGCAGAAGAATAAGAGCGGTAAGAATAATTCCCAGCACAATATTGGCATAGGTATCCTGAATGGTATTTTCGATAAATGTTGACCGACTCTGAACCACATCCAAATAGATTCCCTGAGGTACCGTTTTTTCCAGGCGTGCGACGTTTTTACGTATCTCATCCACAGTTTGCACAATATTGGCATCACTGCTCTTATTGATAAGAATTTGCACACACTCCTGCCCATTAAAGCGGGCTTTATTGCGCACATCTTTATAACTATCCGTTACCTGCGCCAACTCTTCACCAAGGACAACATTATAGCTTGCCTGAGCAGAACCGAACTGTTTGTGTACAGGTATCTTCAGATTTCTGATTTGCTCCAGTGAAGTAAACTCCCCATCCATCTTCACCGAAAATTCCCGGGCATCACCGGTTACAAAACCACCCGGAATTGTTACATTCTGGCTCGAAAGAAAAGGAACAATCTGAAATACCGAAAGCCCATGAGCGGCTAATGCTTCCTCGTTTAAGTTTACATGAATCTCACGTTCCCTTCCCCCAATCACATCGACATTAGCGACACCCGGTACACGACTAAACTCCTCCACCAGTGTGTTATCAACATAGTGCCGAAGCTCAGCAGGGTCCATTTCTCCACGTACTGCCAGGGTAAAAACCGGTCTGTCATTAGGGTCATATTTTGCAATAATCGGATTATTAAGATCAGCCGGCAGGTCTCCAATTATCTGATCGATCCTGTCCTTTACTTCTATAGAAGCGATATCGGGATCGATATGATCTAAAAACTCCAGCAACATAAACCCACCGTTTTCCATACAATAGGCTGTGATATTATTTATCCCGGCTATTACACTGACCTGATCTTCTATGGGCCTTATAACGGAAGCTTCAACCTCTTCGGGACCTGCGCCCGGGTAGATGAGCTGTACAGTTATAAATGGAAGGTCCATATCAGGAAGACTGTCTAATGGCAGTTTATTCCACGAAACAACCCCAAACATAGTGAAGGCGAGTATCACCATTATCACTGCAAGAGGTCTTCGGATACTTATTCCCGGTAAGTTCATCTCTCCTCCATCAGGTATTTATAATATTTACTTTTTGATTATGGTTAATTTTTGATGTACCACGTACTACCACAGCCTCATCTTCAGAAAGTCCCGAAACGATTTCTATCATACCACCGGATGAGATACCCGGAACAACCGCTCGTTTCTCTGTGATTCCGTTTGTGACCGTATACACATACCACTCATCCCCATCTCTTCTAAGCGATTCCACTGGTATGCTAAGCACTTCGCTTCGCTCTTCGGTAACAGTGAAAACCTGTCTGTACATGCCCGGGCGAAGAATCCGCTTATCATTTGGAAAACGTACTGTAACCTTAAAACCATGAGTCAATGGATGAGCGCTCAAGGATGTACGCTCCACTGTACCCCACAATGTATCTGCTTCTGTGACAATATATGCCCGCTGTCCTTTTTGGTATCGATGGATAGCCCTGTCATGTACCCGCAAATCGATCAACACCTCAGAAAGGTCCGCAAGAAGAACAACCGGTGTCTTTACATCTGCTTTTGTTCCCTGGGATTCCAGGATCTCTACTACCGTTCCCGCAAAAGGGGCTCTTATGAATTGAGCAACGGTCGCCTGGCCCTTTCTATGACGTGCCTGCTCATATTGTGCCCGCACCTTCTCAACTTCGCCCTGAGAAACAGCCCCTTCTTCAAAAAGCTCCTCAATACGATTTAAGCTTTCGGATGCGTAAACGTATGCACTTTGTGCTACCGTAAGCGGTGCTCCTTCGTCAAATTCCATTGTTGCTACCAAACCTCCACGGGGCACCTGGCTTCCCACCGAAACAGGTATTCTATTTATCGTTCCCGGTGCGGCGGTCGATAAGTAAGTCTGACGAATCCCCTCTACTGTCCCACCTGCTTTTTCCACAGAAAAGAGATTTTTAACTTCCGGTGTACTAACCTTTACGGGAATCCCCTGTTTGGCCTGAATCTCTTCTATGGTAAGTGCTGCCTGCTCATGTTCCCTGGTGCATCCTACAAAGAGAGACGCAAAACAGACCGAAAAGATAGCTGCTTTTTTCACATTTAACTCCTTACTGGTTTAAAATCAATTGAGGGTTACCGATGAGCTTTTGTATGGTAGTATATGCGCTGGTTAACTGGTGGAGTGCATCGGTGTAGGCAAGTCGGCTCATATTATAGTTTTGCTGATTTTGATTTAATTCAAGCTGTGTTGTTTGACCAACAGTAAAAGCTCTTTCTGCTACCGAAAGACCGCGCCGCGCAAGTGTAAGCAGTTCATTGGTCGCTGCCAGATTCTCAAGCGCAAGCTGATACTCTTCAAATGCCGCCGATAGTTTCAGGGTTAAAAGATCTTCTGCTTCCTTAATCTGACTGGCAACCTGTAACTCCTCTTTAACAGCCTGGGTCATACGGTGTCTGCGTTGCCCGCCGTTCCATATTGGAACATTGATTCCGGTGAAAAATTTAACATCCCAGGAGTCACGTGAAAGATCCATGTCCCTGATCTCATCATGCTGACTGGTCTGTCCCAAAGACATTCCGGCGTAAACTGTCGGAAAGTAATCGGTTCGCGTGAGCGCTGTTTGTTTTTCCTGGATCTGTTTACCCTTTCTTAGCGTCTTTAGAATACTGTTGTTTTGAAGCATCTGCTCACGAGCCTGAGCAAACGTCATCGAAAGCGGGGGCCGTGAAAGTGTGTCCGAAAGAACAAGTGAATCGGGGTCCATTTCAAGGGATATGGTTGTAAGGAGTTTGTGGTTTGCAAGACGGCGGTTTTTTCTGGCTTCCTGAAGCTGATAGATCTCCTGTTGAAGCGTATATCTGCTGTTTAGGGTATCCAGTTGGTTGCCCTGTCCCACATCAAACCTACGAACAGCTATAGCGTGAGCCTCTTCTGCAAGTTCTAACGCTCCCTCTCTGATACGAACATTTTCTTCGGCTACAAGGGCCAAAAAGTAGGTATGACTAACCTGCTCGGCAAGGTCAAACTGGACCTGCTCACGTTGGTGTGAAATGAGTTGTCCGTACAGTCCCGCCAACTGTACCCCGGTGAAAATCTTTCCCTGAGCGAAGATGGGCTGAACCGCATTAACTTCCCATTTGAATGCCTGTTTGCGGGGACTAAGGTCAAGAGATGAAAAGAGCTGATCCATTGTACCGGCCAGGCGGGCAGAATTACCAAAGCCAGGCTCGGTGGGATCCATCATCTCAGAAACCGAGGGAAAAGGTCCAAAATCAAATGGACTGTAGGCACGGGGCTGGTAAAGATAGTTAAGATCGGCATTAATCTCCGGAAACCCTTTTGCCGTGTACTCTTTACGTAAGCTCTCCACTTTTAAACGCTCAAGCTCAACCTGCTCCAGCTTCTCCGAGTGCCTGAACGCATGCTCCATCATCTCCTCACGACTCATGGCAGCCACATTCAGCACACCCGTGAGAATCAGAATAATACTGAAACCACTCCTTTTTCTGGTCATTGTACCCCCTTTTGGACTAATCAGGTATTCTGTTTAGCTACCAATACGACTACAAAGCTTTTTTATTGACTCTGAAGTCACTTATGTGACCAAAATTCTATGGGGCGTTCGTGCGGTGCGTAGTTAATAGGAAAAAAAGTGGTGAGCACTGATCGATGGTACGTTGCTACGCAAGTCGATTGGTTGTTACTACAAGGGCGTAGCTATCTCAATTCCCTCCACCTCTTTTTGCGGCGGGTATC from Chitinispirillales bacterium ANBcel5 encodes the following:
- a CDS encoding TolC family protein, with the translated sequence MTRKRSGFSIILILTGVLNVAAMSREEMMEHAFRHSEKLEQVELERLKVESLRKEYTAKGFPEINADLNYLYQPRAYSPFDFGPFPSVSEMMDPTEPGFGNSARLAGTMDQLFSSLDLSPRKQAFKWEVNAVQPIFAQGKIFTGVQLAGLYGQLISHQREQVQFDLAEQVSHTYFLALVAEENVRIREGALELAEEAHAIAVRRFDVGQGNQLDTLNSRYTLQQEIYQLQEARKNRRLANHKLLTTISLEMDPDSLVLSDTLSRPPLSMTFAQAREQMLQNNSILKTLRKGKQIQEKQTALTRTDYFPTVYAGMSLGQTSQHDEIRDMDLSRDSWDVKFFTGINVPIWNGGQRRHRMTQAVKEELQVASQIKEAEDLLTLKLSAAFEEYQLALENLAATNELLTLARRGLSVAERAFTVGQTTQLELNQNQQNYNMSRLAYTDALHQLTSAYTTIQKLIGNPQLILNQ
- a CDS encoding efflux RND transporter permease subunit; this encodes MNLPGISIRRPLAVIMVILAFTMFGVVSWNKLPLDSLPDMDLPFITVQLIYPGAGPEEVEASVIRPIEDQVSVIAGINNITAYCMENGGFMLLEFLDHIDPDIASIEVKDRIDQIIGDLPADLNNPIIAKYDPNDRPVFTLAVRGEMDPAELRHYVDNTLVEEFSRVPGVANVDVIGGREREIHVNLNEEALAAHGLSVFQIVPFLSSQNVTIPGGFVTGDAREFSVKMDGEFTSLEQIRNLKIPVHKQFGSAQASYNVVLGEELAQVTDSYKDVRNKARFNGQECVQILINKSSDANIVQTVDEIRKNVARLEKTVPQGIYLDVVQSRSTFIENTIQDTYANIVLGIILTALILLLFLGDLRLTFIAALTIPLSLIVSMIGLDILGISLNIVTMMSLTASIGILVTNAIIVIENIVRHRDSGEPIKKAAEIGTNEIATAVLASTLTNLAVFIPIASTTGITESVFKTLGMTIVFASVASLLLSFTLVPLMASRLLKQNSKNSSTHANTRLFDKIMHWLEHQYEKAITLVFNLRGGKLMVVSATVGLLLFSVFVIGPRLGREFMPAMDNGFFQVNIEMPPGTPLNVTEQVVEEVEEILQETPHLIAVSSVIGGSATQSGVQYATVQVEVIPENQRTVSVIDIVSQMRPRFAHIPDAHILLEGRTERISAGDITIELSATNLDTLIAFKENTLKLLDEIDGLTDFNTSWRGLKPEILITPDREKMEHFGLSPNIAQSATIQMIGGMLRFSITGNDEAIYRENGEEFPIRVRLDERHRKKPEDIASLLVPTPRGMVQLNELAKVEEVRSISALTRKNRSLMIDITCNVTDGTPGHKINEIDELLSGAYIPAGAYYHFGGNEDLREETNEQLSFAAVLAVALTLMLLIAILESVLRGIVIFLTIPLGLIGVIWFLFITGNTLSIISSISVIMLIGIVVNNAIILIDYAQSENKKSSATPQNAIVTAAKVKMKAILMANLAIIVSMIPIALGIGSGGSFRAPFAITAIGGIFVSTILTFFLIPIFYVWTSPKKDKLQEA
- a CDS encoding efflux RND transporter periplasmic adaptor subunit: MKKAAIFSVCFASLFVGCTREHEQAALTIEEIQAKQGIPVKVSTPEVKNLFSVEKAGGTVEGIRQTYLSTAAPGTINRIPVSVGSQVPRGGLVATMEFDEGAPLTVAQSAYVYASESLNRIEELFEEGAVSQGEVEKVRAQYEQARHRKGQATVAQFIRAPFAGTVVEILESQGTKADVKTPVVLLADLSEVLIDLRVHDRAIHRYQKGQRAYIVTEADTLWGTVERTSLSAHPLTHGFKVTVRFPNDKRILRPGMYRQVFTVTEERSEVLSIPVESLRRDGDEWYVYTVTNGITEKRAVVPGISSGGMIEIVSGLSEDEAVVVRGTSKINHNQKVNIINT